The Leptotrichia sp. oral taxon 215 str. W9775 genome includes a region encoding these proteins:
- the tenpIN gene encoding type III toxin-antitoxin system TenpIN family toxin → MQNKSMAFFYLTPEFYEKYKNCKEILQKQKRPYAVHLIRYNNLIFAIPVRSNINHNFSYKTVGNKGLDFTKTVIIIDEKYLSNNKAVINHEEYLKLDKNRKFIEKKMLSYLKIYKKALKTPDTNKNKTILSKSALQYFHKELGI, encoded by the coding sequence ATGCAAAATAAAAGTATGGCATTTTTTTATTTAACACCTGAATTTTATGAAAAGTATAAAAACTGTAAAGAAATATTACAGAAACAGAAAAGACCTTATGCAGTTCACTTGATAAGGTATAATAACTTAATATTTGCCATACCTGTCAGAAGTAATATTAATCACAATTTTTCATATAAAACAGTAGGAAATAAGGGATTAGATTTTACAAAAACAGTTATTATTATAGATGAAAAATATCTATCTAATAATAAAGCTGTCATAAATCATGAAGAATATCTAAAATTAGATAAAAATAGAAAATTTATAGAAAAAAAGATGCTATCTTATCTGAAAATATATAAAAAAGCTTTAAAAACTCCTGATACTAATAAAAATAAAACAATTCTATCAAAAAGTGCATTACAGTATTTTCATAAGGAATTGGGAATTTAA
- the pckA gene encoding phosphoenolpyruvate carboxykinase (ATP), whose protein sequence is MKTFGLKKLGLFNPKEVYRNLTPTKLIEMAIQRGEGVLSSTGALSVTTGKYTGRSPEDKFIVDTPDIHNKIAWGSVNRPIEKEKFDLIYGKLISYLQNREIFIFDGLAGADPTCRKKFRIVNEMASQNLFIHQLLIRPTEDELNNYGKEDFTIIAAPGFQCNPELDGTHSEAAIIINFEKKIGIICGSRYSGEIKKMVFCVMNLLMPDLDVLPMHCSANIDPVSGETAVFFGLSGTGKTTLSTDPNRKLIGDDEHGWSDHGIFNFEGGCYAKCINLKEKYEPEIYHAIKFGSLVENVVMDPKTQEFDFKDKSLTENTRVGYPINYISNAQIPGVGGIPSVVIFLTADAFGVLPPISRLDKNAAMYHFITGFTSKLAGTERGVTEPQPTFSTCFGEPFMPLNPAVYAEMFGKKIEKYNTKVFLINTGWSGGPYGIGSRIDLKNTRAMVTAALNGELDNVEYRHNEIFNVDVPQYCPNVPCEILNPADTWDNKEAYDSYARKLAKMFQENFAKKYPNMPMHIAEAGPKAE, encoded by the coding sequence ATGAAAACATTTGGCTTAAAAAAACTGGGACTTTTCAATCCAAAAGAAGTTTATAGAAACCTTACTCCTACAAAACTTATAGAAATGGCTATCCAAAGAGGTGAAGGAGTATTGTCAAGTACAGGTGCATTATCTGTAACAACTGGAAAATATACAGGACGTTCCCCTGAAGATAAATTTATTGTTGATACGCCTGATATTCATAATAAGATAGCGTGGGGAAGTGTGAACAGGCCTATTGAAAAGGAAAAATTTGACCTTATATATGGAAAACTTATTTCCTATCTGCAAAATAGGGAAATATTTATTTTTGATGGACTTGCAGGAGCCGATCCTACATGCAGAAAAAAATTCAGGATAGTAAATGAAATGGCAAGTCAGAACCTATTTATACACCAGCTTTTAATAAGACCTACAGAAGATGAACTGAACAACTATGGAAAGGAAGATTTTACAATTATTGCGGCACCTGGATTCCAATGTAATCCGGAACTGGATGGAACACATTCTGAAGCTGCAATTATTATTAACTTTGAGAAAAAAATAGGAATTATATGTGGTTCAAGATATTCAGGAGAAATCAAGAAAATGGTATTCTGTGTAATGAATCTCCTGATGCCTGATTTGGATGTACTTCCTATGCACTGTTCTGCAAACATAGATCCTGTATCAGGAGAAACTGCTGTATTCTTTGGACTTTCGGGAACAGGAAAAACAACACTTTCAACAGATCCAAACAGAAAACTCATAGGTGATGATGAACATGGATGGTCTGATCATGGAATATTCAATTTTGAAGGAGGATGTTATGCAAAATGTATAAACCTCAAGGAAAAATACGAGCCTGAAATCTATCATGCGATAAAATTTGGAAGCCTTGTGGAAAATGTGGTAATGGATCCGAAGACACAGGAATTTGATTTTAAGGATAAGAGCCTGACTGAAAATACAAGGGTGGGATATCCTATCAACTATATTTCAAATGCACAGATTCCTGGAGTTGGTGGAATACCGTCAGTTGTAATATTCCTGACAGCTGATGCATTTGGAGTTTTACCGCCAATATCAAGACTGGATAAAAATGCTGCAATGTATCATTTTATAACAGGATTTACATCAAAGCTTGCAGGAACAGAAAGAGGAGTTACAGAGCCTCAGCCAACATTCTCAACTTGCTTTGGAGAACCTTTTATGCCTTTAAATCCAGCTGTTTATGCAGAAATGTTCGGTAAGAAGATTGAAAAATACAATACAAAAGTATTTCTAATAAATACAGGATGGTCTGGCGGTCCTTATGGAATAGGAAGCAGAATAGATTTGAAAAATACAAGGGCAATGGTAACAGCGGCATTAAATGGAGAACTTGATAATGTAGAATACAGACATAATGAAATCTTTAATGTGGATGTTCCTCAATACTGTCCAAATGTTCCATGTGAAATATTGAATCCTGCTGACACATGGGATAATAAGGAAGCTTATGATTCCTATGCAAGAAAGCTGGCAAAAATGTTCCAGGAAAATTTTGCAAAGAAATATCCTAATATGCCGATGCACATTGCAGAAGCAGGACCGAAAGCTGAGTAA
- a CDS encoding biotin--[acetyl-CoA-carboxylase] ligase, translating into MKIYSYETLDSTNEFMKNNISKFEEYDAVTAETQTLGKARRGNTWVSQKGMALFTFLVKKDENSSIDDSEYLKLPLIAGLSVIKGLRKIENLDYMFKWTNDVYLYGKKITGILVERVENNFFVGIGININNSLPAELSETSASISEITGKHYDIKEIITSVIEEFKILFETFLNGKWEEILLEINELSYLKEKKVHLKINRAYFSGIVKNINHNGELEILIDDKIHTFSVGEVFEEKMRVIK; encoded by the coding sequence ATGAAAATATACAGTTATGAAACTCTTGATTCAACTAACGAATTCATGAAAAATAATATTTCAAAATTTGAAGAATATGATGCGGTTACAGCAGAAACTCAGACTCTCGGTAAGGCAAGAAGGGGAAATACATGGGTTTCACAAAAGGGAATGGCTCTTTTTACGTTTCTCGTGAAAAAGGATGAAAATAGCAGCATTGATGATTCTGAATATTTAAAATTACCTTTAATTGCAGGACTTTCCGTCATAAAGGGGCTTAGAAAAATAGAAAATCTTGACTATATGTTTAAATGGACTAACGATGTTTATCTTTATGGAAAAAAAATAACAGGTATCCTTGTGGAAAGAGTTGAAAATAACTTTTTTGTCGGAATTGGAATAAATATAAATAATTCACTGCCTGCCGAACTTTCAGAAACATCAGCTTCCATTTCTGAAATAACTGGAAAACACTATGATATTAAAGAAATTATTACTTCAGTTATTGAAGAGTTTAAAATTCTATTTGAAACATTTCTAAATGGAAAATGGGAGGAAATCCTTCTTGAAATTAATGAACTTAGCTACCTGAAGGAGAAAAAGGTTCATCTTAAAATAAACAGAGCTTATTTTTCAGGAATCGTAAAAAATATAAACCATAATGGAGAACTCGAAATACTCATTGATGACAAAATACATACTTTTTCTGTAGGAGAGGTTTTTGAAGAAAAAATGAGAGTTATTAAGTAA